In Actinomadura luzonensis, a single window of DNA contains:
- a CDS encoding glucosyl-3-phosphoglycerate synthase — protein METDVRALSRVQEWYGPHSSTAAEWPVDALMLAKGTTTVSVVLPARNEESTVGDIVTVIRRELVEQVPLVDEILVVDSNSTDATAERAREAGARVVAQNDVLPHLPVMTGKGEALWKGLAASSGDLVVFVDADLRSFGAHYISGLVGPLLVDADIHFVKATYERPYIGADGVPQRGGGGRVTELVARPLINMFWPELAGFAQPLGGEYAARRSVLEQVPFVTEYGVEFGLLVDLLDLVGLDAMAQVDLGHRTHTHQDMAALGRMAGQIMLTAWSRLEGQGRVMASEPPAHTLLQWGLDGDADLVDVGVAERPPLASLVLEEDLT, from the coding sequence ATGGAGACAGATGTGCGCGCCTTGTCCAGGGTCCAGGAATGGTACGGCCCACACTCGAGCACCGCTGCCGAGTGGCCCGTCGACGCCCTGATGCTGGCCAAGGGAACCACCACGGTGAGCGTCGTCCTGCCTGCTCGCAACGAGGAGAGCACGGTCGGCGACATCGTCACCGTCATCCGCCGAGAGCTCGTCGAGCAGGTGCCGCTCGTCGACGAGATCCTCGTCGTCGACTCCAACTCCACCGACGCCACCGCCGAGCGGGCCCGCGAGGCGGGCGCCCGCGTGGTGGCGCAGAACGACGTCCTTCCCCACCTGCCCGTCATGACGGGCAAGGGTGAGGCGCTGTGGAAGGGGCTCGCCGCCTCCAGCGGCGATCTCGTCGTGTTCGTGGACGCCGACCTGCGCAGCTTCGGCGCGCACTACATATCAGGGCTGGTCGGGCCGCTGCTGGTGGACGCCGACATCCACTTCGTCAAGGCCACCTACGAGCGGCCCTACATCGGCGCGGACGGCGTCCCCCAGCGGGGCGGCGGCGGCCGCGTCACCGAGCTGGTCGCCCGGCCGCTCATCAACATGTTCTGGCCCGAGCTGGCCGGCTTCGCCCAGCCGCTCGGCGGCGAGTACGCGGCCCGCCGCAGCGTGCTCGAACAAGTCCCCTTCGTGACCGAGTACGGCGTCGAGTTCGGCCTGCTGGTGGACCTGCTCGACCTCGTCGGGCTGGACGCCATGGCCCAGGTCGACCTCGGCCACCGCACCCACACCCACCAGGACATGGCCGCCTTAGGCCGGATGGCCGGCCAGATCATGCTCACCGCGTGGTCCCGGCTGGAGGGCCAGGGCCGCGTGATGGCGTCGGAGCCCCCGGCGCACACGCTGCTCCAATGGGGCCTCGACGGCGACGCCGACCTCGTGGACGTGGGCGTCGCCGAGCGTCCGCCGCTCGCCTCCCTCGTGCTGGAGGAGGATCTGACGTGA
- a CDS encoding response regulator transcription factor — MIRVLLAEDQAVIRGALAALLDLEEDLEVVGAVESGQAAVDAAAVELPDVAVLDIDMPGALDGLAAAAELRARAPGCRTLMLTGYGKPGHLKRALAAQVGGFLLKTAPPEELVAAIRSVARGERVLDKALAVTAWDLADNPLTPREADVLRLAAGGADAPDIAARLHLTAGTVRNYLTAIVTKLNARNRTDAVRIATESGWI, encoded by the coding sequence GTGATTCGTGTGCTGCTGGCCGAGGACCAGGCCGTCATCCGGGGGGCGCTGGCCGCCCTGCTCGACCTGGAGGAGGACCTGGAGGTGGTGGGCGCGGTCGAGTCGGGGCAGGCCGCCGTGGACGCCGCCGCCGTCGAGCTGCCGGACGTCGCCGTCCTCGACATCGACATGCCGGGCGCGCTGGACGGGCTCGCCGCCGCCGCCGAGCTCCGCGCCCGGGCGCCGGGCTGCCGCACCCTCATGCTCACCGGGTACGGCAAGCCGGGTCACCTCAAGCGGGCGCTGGCGGCGCAGGTCGGCGGGTTCCTGCTGAAGACGGCCCCGCCGGAGGAGCTGGTCGCGGCCATCCGGTCGGTGGCGCGCGGGGAGCGGGTGCTGGACAAGGCGCTCGCCGTCACCGCGTGGGACCTCGCCGACAACCCGCTCACGCCGCGCGAGGCCGACGTGCTGCGGCTGGCCGCGGGCGGGGCCGACGCGCCCGACATCGCCGCCCGTCTGCACCTGACGGCCGGCACCGTGCGCAACTACCTGACGGCCATCGTGACCAAGCTAAACGCGCGCAACCGCACCGACGCCGTGCGCATCGCCACCGAGAGCGGCTGGATCTGA
- a CDS encoding zinc-binding dehydrogenase, translating to MSSVLNIEAPGKVSLVEEELPELPDGGFTVETTHSGVSAGTELTYVKGDNPYLNATFDRELGLFVPGEPSIEYPVRGIGYMQVGRVVETRTKAVREGALVAMCYGHRTAYVADPLADRFVELPADLDPLLGIYVAHMGPICANGLLHAAHDLHGPAVQQLGDGVRGRRVVVVGAGVVGLLVACFAMHGGAAEVVVVDETPARLEVAAALGANVLAAVDDDPAVTLKRRWRHAAQDRGADVVFQCRGRTRALALGLRLLRPQGTLVDLAFYTEGAEAVRLGEEFHHNGLSVRCAQIGRVPRGLAHAWDRERLSFETIGLLREYGPLLRRHVITDVAGFHDGPQLLMDLAARRRQSIQAVLCDDVEQERG from the coding sequence ATGAGTAGCGTGCTGAACATCGAGGCGCCTGGGAAGGTGTCCCTGGTCGAGGAGGAGCTGCCGGAGCTTCCCGACGGCGGGTTCACGGTGGAGACGACGCACAGCGGCGTCTCGGCGGGCACCGAGCTGACCTACGTCAAGGGCGACAACCCCTACCTGAACGCCACCTTCGACCGCGAGCTGGGCCTGTTCGTGCCCGGCGAGCCGTCCATCGAGTACCCGGTGCGCGGCATCGGCTACATGCAGGTCGGCCGGGTCGTCGAGACGCGCACCAAGGCCGTGCGCGAGGGCGCGCTGGTCGCCATGTGCTACGGCCACCGCACCGCCTACGTGGCCGACCCGCTCGCCGACCGCTTCGTCGAGCTGCCCGCCGACCTCGACCCGCTGCTCGGCATCTACGTCGCCCACATGGGCCCGATCTGCGCCAACGGCCTGCTGCACGCCGCCCACGACCTGCACGGCCCGGCCGTGCAGCAGCTCGGCGACGGCGTGCGCGGCCGGCGCGTGGTGGTCGTCGGCGCGGGCGTCGTCGGCCTGCTGGTCGCCTGCTTCGCGATGCACGGCGGCGCGGCCGAGGTCGTCGTCGTGGACGAGACCCCGGCCCGGCTGGAGGTCGCCGCCGCGCTCGGCGCGAACGTCCTGGCGGCCGTGGACGACGACCCGGCGGTGACGCTGAAGCGGCGCTGGCGGCACGCCGCCCAGGACCGCGGCGCGGACGTGGTGTTCCAGTGCCGCGGCCGGACCCGCGCGCTGGCCCTCGGCCTGCGCCTGCTGCGCCCGCAGGGCACGCTGGTGGACCTCGCGTTCTACACCGAGGGCGCCGAGGCGGTGCGGCTCGGCGAGGAGTTCCACCACAACGGCCTGTCGGTGCGCTGCGCCCAGATCGGCCGGGTGCCGCGCGGGCTGGCGCACGCCTGGGACCGCGAGCGGCTGTCGTTCGAGACGATCGGCCTGCTCAGGGAGTACGGCCCCCTGCTACGCCGGCACGTGATCACCGACGTGGCCGGCTTCCACGACGGCCCCCAGTTGCTCATGGACCTCGCCGCCCGGCGCCGTCAGAGCATCCAGGCCGTGCTCTGCGACGACGTCGAGCAGGAGCGCGGCTGA
- a CDS encoding ABC transporter permease: MIGIALRTLRHRKGAFAGAFVALLCAAALVCACLMLLETGLRGGVAPERYAGTPVVVAADQYVRQSVDKGDGETKTKAKPLTERAWLPASVADGLRRAPGVSRVVTEVTFPFGASTGHGWESAALTPFTIARGREPRAAGEVVVDARAGLAVGAELRGHRVVGVTAQALPSQDTVFFSTAEARRLAGHPGKVSAIGVFGTGEVAVPEGAVVHTGDERGRLEFLDAEQARVSLISMGGALAGTSLLVAILVVVGTFALSVRQRHRELALLRAVAATPKQVRALVGGEALLVGVAAGVLGAGAGVGLGLWLHGTFVALGTTPANLRLVVSPFPPLAAFLATVGAAQVAARVSARRISRIRPVEALGEAALDQGRLPWWRAAAGAVCVAGGVVLVAVLSGLRTEAAATPVTMLTALLWTVAVTLLGPLLARAAVRVLPLGAAGVSGFLAGRSLRAAPKGLAAVLAPLTLLVAMTCTILFAPATVGRAAEEQARAGLRAGHVVTGAGAAAVARVPGVEAVVPVLRTTVRAGLDKYAAQAVAYDRRVLDLDVTAGSMDAFGEDAVAISGTAAARLGIGAGDPLALTLGDGTPARLTVAAVYARGLGFGDLTLPYDLVTGHVDDPAPTLLVSAPGLAAAALRAALPPGAEVSAVTGGPTGGAAGGPTGGAAGGGANQQAAFVALGLIIAFTAIAVVNTLAMATSGRARELAALRLAGTTRRQVLRMLRLETLGAVLVAAVLGTGVALVTLAAFGAGMTGSATPSVPPVAYALVIAATAGLALVATAVPARLVLRVRPAEAVTGR; this comes from the coding sequence GTGATCGGGATCGCGCTGCGGACGCTGCGGCACCGCAAGGGCGCCTTCGCGGGGGCGTTCGTCGCCCTGCTGTGCGCGGCGGCGCTGGTGTGCGCCTGCCTGATGCTGCTGGAGACCGGCCTGCGCGGCGGAGTCGCCCCCGAGCGGTACGCCGGCACGCCGGTGGTGGTGGCCGCCGACCAGTACGTCCGCCAGAGCGTGGACAAGGGCGACGGCGAGACGAAGACGAAGGCCAAGCCGCTGACCGAGCGCGCCTGGCTGCCCGCGTCGGTGGCCGACGGGCTGCGGCGGGCGCCCGGCGTGTCCCGGGTGGTCACCGAGGTGACGTTCCCGTTCGGCGCGTCCACCGGGCACGGGTGGGAGTCGGCGGCGCTCACGCCGTTCACGATCGCCCGGGGGCGCGAGCCGCGGGCGGCCGGTGAGGTCGTCGTGGACGCCCGCGCCGGGCTGGCGGTGGGCGCCGAGCTGCGCGGGCATCGCGTGGTGGGCGTGACCGCGCAGGCCCTGCCGAGCCAGGACACCGTGTTCTTCAGCACCGCCGAGGCCCGCCGCCTGGCCGGGCACCCGGGGAAGGTCAGCGCGATCGGCGTGTTCGGCACCGGCGAGGTGGCGGTCCCCGAGGGCGCGGTGGTGCACACCGGCGACGAGCGCGGCCGGCTGGAGTTCCTGGACGCCGAGCAGGCCAGGGTGTCGCTGATCAGCATGGGCGGCGCGCTGGCCGGCACGTCGCTGCTGGTCGCGATCCTCGTCGTGGTCGGCACGTTCGCCCTGTCGGTGCGGCAGCGGCACCGCGAGCTGGCGCTGCTGCGGGCCGTCGCCGCCACCCCGAAGCAGGTCCGCGCGCTGGTCGGCGGCGAGGCGCTGCTGGTCGGCGTGGCCGCGGGGGTGCTGGGGGCGGGCGCGGGCGTCGGGCTCGGACTGTGGCTGCACGGCACGTTCGTGGCGCTCGGCACCACCCCGGCGAACCTGCGCCTGGTCGTCAGCCCGTTCCCGCCGCTGGCGGCCTTTCTCGCCACGGTCGGCGCCGCGCAGGTGGCGGCGCGGGTGTCGGCCCGCCGGATCTCCCGGATCCGCCCGGTCGAGGCGCTGGGCGAGGCGGCCCTGGACCAGGGACGGCTGCCCTGGTGGCGGGCCGCGGCCGGGGCGGTCTGCGTGGCGGGCGGCGTGGTGCTCGTGGCGGTGCTGTCGGGGCTGCGTACCGAGGCGGCGGCGACGCCGGTGACCATGCTGACCGCGCTGCTGTGGACGGTCGCCGTGACGTTGCTGGGCCCGCTCCTGGCCCGGGCGGCGGTCCGGGTGCTGCCGCTGGGGGCGGCCGGGGTGAGCGGGTTCCTCGCCGGGCGGAGCCTGCGGGCCGCGCCCAAGGGGCTGGCCGCGGTGCTGGCGCCGCTGACCCTGCTGGTGGCGATGACGTGCACGATCCTGTTCGCCCCCGCCACGGTGGGACGGGCGGCGGAGGAGCAGGCCCGCGCCGGGCTGCGGGCCGGTCACGTGGTGACGGGGGCCGGGGCGGCGGCGGTGGCGCGGGTGCCCGGCGTCGAGGCGGTCGTGCCGGTGCTGCGGACCACGGTCCGGGCCGGGCTGGACAAGTACGCCGCGCAGGCCGTCGCCTACGACCGCCGCGTGCTGGACCTGGACGTGACCGCCGGCTCGATGGACGCCTTCGGCGAGGACGCTGTCGCGATCAGCGGGACGGCCGCGGCGCGGCTCGGGATCGGCGCCGGCGACCCGCTGGCGCTGACGCTGGGCGACGGCACTCCCGCGCGGCTCACGGTGGCCGCCGTGTACGCCCGGGGCCTCGGCTTCGGCGACCTGACCCTGCCCTACGACCTGGTCACCGGGCACGTGGACGACCCCGCGCCCACCCTGCTGGTGTCGGCCCCCGGGCTGGCCGCGGCCGCGCTCCGGGCGGCCCTGCCCCCCGGCGCGGAGGTGTCGGCGGTCACGGGCGGCCCAACAGGCGGCGCGGCGGGCGGCCCAACAGGCGGCGCGGCGGGCGGCGGCGCGAACCAGCAGGCCGCCTTCGTCGCCCTCGGGCTGATCATCGCCTTCACCGCGATCGCCGTGGTCAACACGCTGGCCATGGCGACCTCCGGCCGGGCCAGGGAGCTGGCGGCGCTGCGGCTGGCGGGCACCACGCGGCGGCAGGTGCTGCGCATGCTGCGGCTGGAGACGCTGGGCGCGGTGCTGGTGGCGGCGGTGCTCGGGACGGGGGTGGCGCTGGTCACGCTGGCGGCGTTCGGCGCGGGCATGACGGGGTCGGCGACGCCGTCCGTGCCGCCGGTGGCGTACGCGCTGGTGATCGCGGCGACGGCGGGCCTGGCCCTGGTGGCGACCGCGGTGCCCGCCCGGCTGGTGCTGCGGGTCCGCCCGGCCGAGGCCGTCACCGGGCGCTGA
- a CDS encoding ABC transporter ATP-binding protein has protein sequence MTDVVRLEAVSKVYGKGQGAVAALREVSAAIPRGTFTAVMGPSGSGKSTFLHCAAGLDVPSSGSVRLGGTELAGMGENELTELRRRRVGFVFQSFNLIPALDVTENITLPLRLAGARVDRGWLAEILRRVGLEGRAGHRPAQLSGGQQQRVAIARALVTRPEVVFGDEPTGALDTMTAREVLRLLREVVESMGQTVVMVTHDPVAASYAGTVLFLADGRIVDAMAAPTADKVAERMTRLGAWT, from the coding sequence ATGACGGACGTGGTGCGGCTGGAGGCCGTGAGCAAGGTGTACGGCAAGGGCCAGGGCGCGGTGGCGGCCCTGCGGGAGGTGTCGGCGGCGATCCCGCGCGGCACGTTCACCGCCGTGATGGGCCCCTCCGGGTCGGGCAAGAGCACGTTCCTGCACTGCGCGGCGGGCCTGGACGTGCCCTCGTCCGGCTCGGTGCGGCTGGGCGGCACGGAGCTGGCGGGCATGGGCGAGAACGAGCTGACCGAGCTGCGCAGGCGGCGGGTCGGCTTCGTCTTCCAGTCGTTCAACCTGATCCCGGCGCTCGACGTGACGGAGAACATCACCCTCCCCCTCCGCCTGGCGGGGGCCCGGGTCGACCGGGGCTGGCTGGCGGAGATCCTGCGCAGGGTGGGGCTGGAGGGCCGCGCCGGGCACCGGCCCGCGCAGTTGTCCGGCGGCCAGCAGCAGCGCGTGGCGATCGCGCGGGCGCTGGTGACGCGGCCGGAGGTGGTGTTCGGGGACGAGCCGACCGGCGCGCTGGACACGATGACCGCCCGCGAGGTGCTGCGCCTGCTGCGCGAGGTCGTGGAGAGCATGGGCCAGACGGTGGTGATGGTGACGCACGACCCGGTGGCGGCCTCGTACGCGGGGACCGTGCTGTTCCTGGCCGACGGCCGGATCGTGGACGCGATGGCCGCACCGACCGCCGACAAGGTGGCCGAGCGCATGACGCGGCTGGGGGCCTGGACGTGA
- a CDS encoding sensor histidine kinase: MVVARVIVVAVLAALSSVYVLAGAPGAVLVLAAQLLYTFRSRAWQVLAAQAVLVYGVTLGSGASVVLLGFLAGSLLVSRWWAAAPLVVFSAVVIAYARGGDVPRTLDLAVTTVLMTLIVPGLIRLVERVDELHATRPALAAAAVGEERLRIAAELSDGLGRGLAAIIVGVRRAVAVPAGAGEVLGRVVESARRSLAEARTAAAGYRAMSLGPELTTARGLLEAAGIAVEVRAGHAEPLGPAGALLAAVLREAVTDVARRGTARTCVIETAEEGGRVVLCVHDDGRRTAEAGDGLADLAEQVEAAGGELASGLSPRGRHTVRAALPAPDPAADRPAGTGRAGWGLGPGAADVSVWLLAAVLVGFSLKALLAVPQHLLLPAAAMLAVIVVMQLRSVTGRHMAALAVMAVLTFAPVPVFGPVWLGVAGFLAGPVLLAFRPLVAWPLAGLVVAATAALAVRLALPPPAAVNITVSTLVTGLVVYSLLRLAQLAKELAAARESLARSAVVEERLRAARDLHDLLGHSLAAILLKCELARRLPPERARAELADVLAMAERAEHDLRAVSGEHRDLSLAAEADSAGTTLAAAHVRVAAELAHPPLPPEVETALSAVLREAVTNVLRHSPSARHCSIATTAEGDVVRLLVRNDGARAAEARRGSSGLGNLTTRLAALGGRLTTRVAGGWFELEARVPVRASDPAALGGDAHGVGAVARV; this comes from the coding sequence GTGGTTGTCGCACGGGTCATCGTGGTCGCGGTGCTGGCGGCGCTGTCCAGCGTGTACGTCCTGGCGGGCGCGCCCGGGGCGGTGCTGGTCCTCGCCGCGCAGCTCTTGTACACCTTCCGCTCGCGCGCCTGGCAGGTGCTGGCGGCGCAGGCCGTGCTGGTCTACGGGGTGACGCTGGGGTCCGGCGCGTCGGTCGTGCTGCTGGGGTTCCTGGCCGGGTCGTTGCTGGTCAGCCGGTGGTGGGCGGCGGCGCCGCTGGTGGTGTTCAGCGCGGTGGTGATCGCGTACGCGCGGGGCGGCGACGTGCCGCGGACGCTCGACCTGGCGGTCACCACGGTGCTGATGACGTTGATCGTCCCGGGGCTCATCCGGCTCGTGGAGCGGGTGGACGAGCTGCACGCCACCCGGCCGGCGCTGGCCGCGGCGGCGGTGGGCGAGGAGCGGCTGCGCATCGCGGCCGAGCTGAGCGACGGCCTGGGACGCGGCCTGGCCGCGATCATCGTGGGCGTGCGGCGGGCCGTGGCGGTGCCGGCGGGCGCCGGCGAGGTGCTGGGCCGGGTGGTGGAGTCGGCGCGGCGGTCGCTGGCGGAGGCGCGGACGGCGGCGGCCGGGTACCGCGCCATGTCGCTCGGGCCCGAGCTGACGACGGCGCGCGGCCTGCTGGAGGCGGCCGGGATCGCGGTGGAGGTGCGGGCCGGGCACGCCGAGCCGCTGGGCCCGGCCGGGGCGCTGCTGGCGGCCGTGCTGCGGGAGGCGGTCACGGACGTGGCCCGGCGCGGCACGGCCCGGACGTGCGTGATCGAGACCGCCGAGGAGGGCGGGCGGGTGGTGCTGTGCGTCCACGACGACGGCCGGCGCACGGCCGAGGCGGGCGACGGGCTGGCGGACCTGGCCGAGCAGGTGGAGGCGGCGGGCGGCGAGCTGGCGAGCGGCCTGTCCCCGCGGGGCCGCCACACGGTACGCGCGGCCCTGCCCGCCCCCGACCCGGCGGCGGACCGGCCGGCGGGCACGGGCCGGGCGGGGTGGGGTCTGGGGCCGGGGGCGGCGGACGTGTCGGTGTGGCTGCTGGCGGCCGTGCTGGTCGGCTTCAGCCTGAAGGCGCTGCTCGCGGTCCCCCAGCACCTCCTCCTCCCGGCCGCCGCCATGCTGGCCGTGATCGTGGTGATGCAGCTCAGGTCGGTGACCGGCCGGCACATGGCGGCGTTGGCCGTGATGGCGGTGCTGACGTTCGCCCCCGTGCCGGTGTTCGGCCCGGTGTGGCTGGGCGTGGCCGGGTTCCTGGCGGGGCCGGTGCTGCTGGCTTTCCGTCCGCTCGTGGCGTGGCCCCTGGCCGGGCTGGTGGTGGCGGCGACGGCCGCGCTGGCCGTCCGGCTCGCCCTCCCGCCGCCCGCGGCGGTGAACATCACGGTCAGCACCCTGGTGACCGGCCTGGTGGTCTACAGCCTCCTCCGCCTGGCCCAGCTCGCGAAGGAGCTGGCGGCGGCCAGGGAGAGCCTGGCCCGGTCGGCGGTGGTGGAGGAGCGGCTGCGCGCCGCCCGCGACCTGCACGACCTGCTCGGCCACAGCCTGGCCGCGATCCTGCTGAAGTGCGAGCTGGCCCGCCGGCTGCCGCCGGAGCGGGCCCGGGCGGAGCTGGCCGACGTCCTCGCCATGGCCGAGCGCGCCGAGCACGACCTGCGCGCCGTCTCCGGCGAGCACCGCGACCTCTCCCTGGCCGCCGAGGCGGACTCGGCCGGGACGACCCTGGCCGCGGCCCACGTGCGGGTCGCCGCCGAGCTGGCGCACCCGCCGCTGCCGCCCGAGGTGGAGACCGCGCTGAGCGCCGTGCTGCGGGAGGCGGTGACGAACGTGCTGCGCCACAGCCCGTCCGCCCGCCACTGCTCGATCGCCACCACGGCCGAGGGCGACGTGGTGCGGCTGCTCGTGCGCAACGACGGCGCGCGGGCCGCCGAGGCCCGCCGCGGCTCCTCCGGCCTCGGCAACCTGACCACCCGCCTGGCGGCCCTCGGCGGGCGGCTCACCACCCGCGTCGCGGGCGGCTGGTTCGAGCTGGAGGCCCGGGTGCCGGTGCGGGCGTCAGATCCAGCCGCTCTCGGTGGCGATGCGCACGGCGTCGGTGCGGTTGCGCGCGTTTAG
- a CDS encoding Gfo/Idh/MocA family protein — MSPLTRVGIVGAGNVAARHADVLSGFPDVQIAGIADTDLSKAESLAAKHGSPAYGSHADLLSAGGLDAVYVCVPPFAHGSAELDVLSCDLPLFVEKPLSLDLETAESIATEIERRSLPSAVGHHWRYLGILDQARELLEGRPVRLALGHWLDKVPPVAWWLRQDRSGGQIVEQAVHVLDLARVLVGEVAMVHAVPAENTAEGEVDRATAAVMRFAGGAAGLLATSCLLSQKHRVGLEVCAEGIALELTETRLLVDGERVIEDDGRAKTRVDREFIDAVQGKDADVRSTYREALRTHRLALALARSAAERRPVMLDE, encoded by the coding sequence GTGTCCCCACTGACCCGAGTCGGCATCGTAGGTGCCGGAAATGTCGCCGCACGTCATGCAGACGTCCTGTCCGGATTCCCCGACGTCCAGATCGCCGGGATCGCCGACACGGACCTGTCCAAGGCCGAGTCCCTGGCCGCCAAGCACGGCTCCCCCGCCTATGGCAGCCACGCGGATCTGCTCAGCGCCGGCGGTCTCGACGCCGTCTACGTCTGTGTGCCTCCTTTCGCGCACGGTAGCGCCGAGCTGGACGTCCTGTCGTGCGATCTGCCGCTTTTCGTGGAAAAACCCCTGTCTCTGGACCTCGAAACCGCCGAATCCATCGCGACCGAAATAGAGCGGAGATCCCTCCCGTCCGCCGTCGGCCACCACTGGCGCTACCTCGGCATCCTCGACCAGGCGAGGGAGCTCCTGGAGGGCCGCCCGGTGCGGCTCGCGCTCGGCCACTGGCTGGACAAGGTGCCGCCGGTCGCCTGGTGGCTGCGCCAGGACAGGTCCGGCGGCCAGATCGTCGAGCAGGCCGTGCACGTCCTGGACCTGGCCCGCGTGCTGGTCGGCGAGGTCGCCATGGTGCACGCGGTGCCGGCGGAGAACACCGCCGAGGGGGAGGTGGACCGGGCGACGGCCGCCGTCATGCGCTTCGCGGGCGGCGCGGCCGGGCTGCTCGCCACCTCCTGCCTGCTCAGCCAGAAGCACCGGGTGGGGCTGGAGGTCTGCGCCGAGGGCATCGCGCTGGAGCTCACCGAGACCCGCCTGCTGGTGGACGGGGAGCGCGTGATCGAGGACGACGGGCGCGCCAAGACCCGCGTGGACCGGGAGTTCATCGACGCCGTGCAGGGCAAGGACGCGGACGTGCGCTCGACGTACCGTGAAGCCCTGCGGACCCACCGCCTGGCGCTCGCCCTCGCCCGGTCCGCCGCCGAACGGAGGCCGGTGATGCTGGATGAGTAG
- a CDS encoding glycosyltransferase has translation MKVLMNAGPWLTVPPPGYGGIENVVATLVPALRERGVQVVLASVGASDLEVDELVSVFDEGQFGDLQKPYNQVMGIAHAHQARLVDELRRRDDIDLVHDHLEVVGPAVLSAFGGPPVLHTLHWDLRKHPHFYGSFPSSIKVNGVSESQLARGPEALRAASLGAIHLATPLADRRVEAERGEHFVVMGRVCRLKGQHVAARVCQKLGLPLVLAGPVSGRNNQAELDVVAQDPYHPLNGHPDVRYHLDQVVPYLDDLVTWVGSVAGDERDRLYASARAALFPIQWDEPGGTAVVEALALGVPPVGLRRGCLPEIIEHGRTGFLADTEEELAEWLLRIDEIDPEECRAEARRRFSPSVMAEKYLELYDRVLRGA, from the coding sequence GTGAAGGTGCTCATGAACGCGGGGCCGTGGCTCACGGTGCCGCCCCCCGGCTACGGGGGGATCGAGAACGTCGTCGCCACGCTGGTCCCCGCGCTGCGCGAGCGCGGGGTGCAGGTGGTCCTGGCCAGCGTCGGGGCCAGCGACCTCGAGGTGGACGAGCTGGTCAGCGTCTTCGACGAGGGCCAGTTCGGCGACCTGCAGAAGCCGTACAACCAGGTCATGGGCATCGCGCACGCCCACCAGGCGCGCCTCGTGGACGAGCTGCGGAGGCGCGACGACATCGACCTCGTGCACGACCACCTCGAAGTGGTGGGCCCGGCGGTGCTGTCGGCCTTCGGCGGCCCGCCCGTCCTGCACACCCTGCACTGGGACCTGCGCAAACACCCGCACTTCTACGGCTCGTTCCCGTCCTCCATCAAGGTGAACGGCGTCTCGGAGTCGCAGCTCGCCCGCGGCCCCGAGGCTCTGCGCGCCGCCTCGCTCGGCGCGATCCACCTCGCCACCCCGCTCGCCGACCGGCGGGTGGAGGCGGAGCGGGGCGAGCACTTCGTCGTGATGGGCCGCGTCTGCCGGCTCAAGGGCCAGCACGTGGCGGCCCGCGTCTGCCAGAAGCTCGGGCTGCCGCTCGTGCTGGCCGGGCCCGTCAGCGGCCGGAACAACCAGGCCGAGCTGGACGTCGTGGCCCAGGACCCCTACCACCCGCTGAACGGCCACCCCGACGTGCGCTACCACCTCGACCAGGTCGTCCCGTACCTGGACGACCTGGTCACCTGGGTCGGCTCGGTCGCCGGCGACGAGCGTGACCGGCTCTACGCCTCGGCGCGGGCCGCGCTGTTCCCCATCCAGTGGGACGAGCCGGGCGGCACCGCCGTCGTCGAGGCGCTGGCGCTCGGGGTGCCGCCCGTCGGGCTGCGCCGCGGCTGCCTGCCGGAGATCATCGAGCACGGCCGCACCGGGTTCCTGGCCGACACCGAGGAGGAGCTGGCCGAGTGGCTGCTCCGGATCGACGAGATCGACCCCGAGGAGTGCCGCGCGGAGGCCCGCCGCCGCTTCTCGCCGTCGGTGATGGCGGAGAAGTACCTGGAGCTGTACGACCGGGTCCTGCGCGGGGCCTGA